A single Anopheles funestus chromosome 2RL, idAnoFuneDA-416_04, whole genome shotgun sequence DNA region contains:
- the LOC125763116 gene encoding uncharacterized protein LOC125763116 codes for MGRVVPLLALLLAISHAAVIPFQSQQLEVLKPDQRATLDEALAQLLENIRELLRTGDPERGIPVMAPLQTDQLDVDLSLGGLLDFTAILRNLFVDGLDRFQGTLTLNVIQMEFRYDFLFPDIVARGQYDANGRLFGLIPVFGLGNFNVAPRDLRIQGTALLRQLPSGYLHMPELKANVRLGSLQNNIEGMLLGGELSDLLNEVIQDLVPSVLVNFAPEVTEIISRVGIPIADSILNTMTLDDLFALIPMNE; via the exons ATGGGTCGTGTAGTTCCTCTGCTGGCGCTGCTGCTAGCCATCAGCCATGCTGCTGTTATACCGTTCCAATCACAGCAGCTGGAAGTGCTTAAACCAGACCAAAGAGCAACGCTTGACGAAGCTCTAGCTCAACTGCTGGAGAACATCCGAGAGTTACTGCGAACGGGAGATCCAGAACGGGGCATTCCCGTAATGGCTCCACTACAAACCGATCAGCTTGACGTGGACCTAAGCTTGGGTGGATTGCTAGA CTTTACCGCCATTTTGCGCAATCTGTTTGTCGATGGATTGGATCGTTTCCAGGGTACCCTGACGTTGAACGTTATACAGATGGAGTTTCGGTACGATTTCCTTTTCCCGGATATAGTCGCACGTGGACAATATGATGCTAATGGACGACTTTTCGGATTGATTCCGGTGTTTGGGTTGGGCAACTTTAACGTTGCTCCTCGTGATCTTCGCATCCAAGGAACGGCCCTGCTTCGGCAGTTACCGTCCGGATATCTTCACATGCCTGAACTGAAAGCCAACGTACGGCTTGGATCGCTGCAG AACAACATCGAAGGAATGCTGCTTGGGGGCGAGTTATCTGATCTGCTTAACGAGGTCATCCAGGATCTTGTTCCTTCCGTGCTGGTTAACTTCGCACCGGAAGTAACTGAAATTATCTCACGCGTTGGCATACCGATTGCTGACTCGATTCTGAACACGATGACGCTTGACGATCTGTTCGCATTGATTCCGATGAATGAATAG
- the LOC125763107 gene encoding uncharacterized protein LOC125763107: MLFDSKTKMSPAHDKHHRRATGIGVLNDNASKPINATLLPMAGLICPTFGRKHSPDQLNKAPKMRTGLIVMVLMAFSATVGVHEVAGQNIILDAIMRRILENLRDLMRTGNPETGMPILAPYNNPDLFINASFGGLLDFDARFTPMNIIGLDTFVGRLQVDLASLRFPFEFNFAEITANGFYDANGRLWGLIPIFGIGDFFVRPRDVVATGFATITDNGHGYLMLSDFSISLQIGSLESNIQGLLLGGELSDVLNAVIQDIVPSVLRNFPDGMTNLLNALVVPIANRFLATRTMEDLMGLLFP, encoded by the exons ATGCTCTtcgattcaaaaacaaaaatgtcaccAGCGCACGATAAGCACCACCGACGCGCTACTGGTATCGGAGTGCTAAACGATAATGCTTCAAAACCTATAAATGCTACCTTGTTACCGATGGCCGGGCTTATTTGTCCAACCTTTGGAAGGAAACA ctCTCCCGACCAGTTGAACAAAGCACCGAAAATGCGTACCGGTTTGATTGTGATGGTCTTGATGGCCTTTTCGGCTACCGTCGGTGTACATG AGGTCGCTGGACAGAATATCATACTGGATGCCATCATGCGGCGCATTCTGGAGAACCTGCGTGACTTGATGCGTACGGGAAATCCGGAAACCGGTATGCCAATACTGGCCCCGTACAACAATCCGGATCTTTTCATCAATGCCAGCTTCGGAGGGTTGCTAGA CTTTGACGCACGCTTTACCCCGATGAACATTATTGGGCTGGATACGTTCGTCGGTAGGCTGCAGGTCGATCTGGCATCGCTTCGGTTCCCGTTCGAGTTTAATTTCGCGGAAATCACTGCGAACGGATTTTACGATGCAAACGGGCGTCTTTGGGGATTGATTCCAATCTTCGGTATTGGTGATTTTTTCGTGCGACCCCGCGACGTCGTAGCGACCGGATTTGCCACCATCACCGACAACGGGCACGGTTATCTGATGCTGTCCGATTTCTCCATCAGCCTGCAGATCGGTTCGCTCGAAAGTAATATCCAGGGTTTGTTGCTGGGTGGTGAACTGTCAGATGTGCTGAATGCCGTCATTCAGGACATTGTCCCATCGGTGCTGCGTAACTTCCCGGACGGTATGACAAATCTGCTGAATGCGCTGGTTGTTCCGATCGCTAATCGCTTCCTGGCTACCCGCACGATGGAGGATCTGATGGGTTTACTGTTCCCGTAA